From the genome of Candidatus Aminicenantes bacterium, one region includes:
- the hypA gene encoding hydrogenase maturation nickel metallochaperone HypA: MHELSVVASFVETVEGLVREHKAKSATAIWIKVGPLSGVVPELLESAFDMYRKGTVVENARLVVEKTPLKALCRACRAETERADYSPACPACGSTDLELTGGTDLILERVELETD; encoded by the coding sequence ATGCATGAGCTTTCGGTCGTCGCCTCGTTCGTCGAGACCGTCGAAGGCCTGGTCCGCGAGCACAAGGCCAAGTCGGCGACCGCCATCTGGATCAAGGTCGGGCCGCTCTCGGGAGTCGTACCCGAGCTACTGGAGTCCGCCTTCGACATGTACCGCAAGGGGACGGTCGTCGAGAACGCGCGCCTGGTTGTCGAGAAGACGCCGCTAAAGGCCCTTTGCCGGGCCTGCCGGGCGGAGACCGAGCGGGCGGACTACTCGCCCGCCTGCCCGGCCTGCGGCTCGACCGACTTGGAGCTTACCGGCGGGACGGATCTGATCCTCGAGCGGGTCGAGCTCGAGACGGACTAG
- the hypB gene encoding hydrogenase nickel incorporation protein HypB: MNKQIYVLRDILGTNQKVAAEIKAACEERGILVLNLMSSPGAGKTTLLEKLADRLKGSHPMAVIEGDIETERDAERIRAKGVPAWQITTGGACHLEAKMIARVLPEVSPEIDFLFIENVGNLVCPASYDLGERLRIVLLSSPEGDDKPKKYPKAFLTAQVLIITKSDLLPYLPFDVERAKKEALELNPGLRVFVVSALTGEGLDELTAFLLASREALRAGYA, encoded by the coding sequence ATGAATAAACAGATCTACGTCCTGCGCGACATCCTCGGCACGAACCAGAAGGTGGCGGCCGAGATCAAGGCGGCCTGTGAAGAGCGCGGTATCCTGGTCCTCAACCTGATGAGCTCGCCCGGGGCCGGCAAGACCACCCTGCTCGAGAAGCTGGCCGACCGGTTGAAGGGCAGTCATCCCATGGCCGTCATCGAGGGCGACATCGAGACCGAACGCGACGCCGAGCGCATCCGGGCCAAGGGCGTCCCCGCCTGGCAGATCACGACCGGCGGCGCCTGCCACCTGGAGGCCAAGATGATCGCCCGCGTCCTGCCCGAGGTCAGCCCGGAAATCGACTTTCTGTTCATCGAGAACGTCGGCAACCTGGTCTGCCCGGCCTCGTACGACCTCGGCGAGCGCCTGCGCATCGTCCTCCTATCGTCGCCCGAGGGCGACGACAAGCCCAAGAAATATCCCAAGGCTTTTCTGACGGCCCAGGTCCTGATCATTACCAAATCCGACCTGCTCCCCTATCTGCCGTTCGACGTCGAGCGGGCCAAGAAAGAGGCCCTCGAGCTCAACCCGGGACTCCGCGTCTTCGTCGTCTCGGCCCTGACCGGCGAGGGCTTGGACGAGCTGACCGCCTTCCTCCTGGCCTCCCGCGAGGCGTTGCGGGCCGGCTATGCATGA
- a CDS encoding hydrogenase maturation protease has protein sequence MKTLIIGIGNPGRGDDGLGPALVERLAEVEKGSLAEGAVVEAPGGISAVWKYQLNIEDAHLIKDFDAVVFADAAIDGESVRLAELTPAAAITFTTHELSPGAVLALADELYGKAPAGWLLSMPGRDWELGAGLSEPAGEQLDKAEALLREWLAKDRNSV, from the coding sequence ATGAAAACACTAATCATCGGCATCGGCAATCCCGGCCGCGGCGACGACGGGCTGGGGCCGGCGCTCGTCGAGCGCCTGGCGGAAGTCGAAAAGGGCAGTCTGGCCGAAGGCGCGGTCGTCGAAGCGCCGGGCGGCATTTCGGCCGTCTGGAAATATCAGCTCAACATCGAGGACGCCCATCTGATCAAGGATTTCGACGCGGTCGTCTTCGCCGACGCCGCGATCGACGGCGAGTCGGTCAGGCTAGCCGAGCTGACGCCGGCCGCTGCAATCACTTTCACGACCCACGAATTGAGCCCGGGAGCGGTCCTGGCCTTGGCCGACGAGCTTTATGGGAAGGCGCCTGCGGGATGGCTGCTTTCGATGCCCGGCCGCGATTGGGAGTTGGGGGCAGGCTTGTCCGAGCCAGCCGGCGAACAACTGGATAAAGCCGAGGCTCTTTTGCGGGAATGGCTGGCCAAAGATCGGAATTCCGTTTAA
- a CDS encoding Ni/Fe hydrogenase subunit alpha produces the protein MARKITIEPVTRVEGHGKVTIHLDDHHKVAQARLHIVEFRGFERFVQGRPYWEAPVLVQRLCGICPVSHHLAAAKAMDAIAGVGPEGLSPTAEKMRRLMHYGQMFQSHALHFFHLASPDLLFGADADPAVRNVIGIIAHDRELATRAVLLRKFGQEIILATAGKKIHGTGAIPGGINKNLSPEERDSFLKGPAPMNVDTMIDWAENAVEFLKGWQAKNRELADGFAAFPSNHLSLVRKDGALDFYHGALRAVDADGRRILDDVDYNDYLAYIGEEVKSWSYMKFPYLKSIGKENGWYRVGPLARLNVCDFIPSPRAQKQFEVFRAYTGGKPNNMSLHMHWARLIELLHSGEVIKQLLVDPDLQKDDLVRKGKKAGEGVGLVEAPRGTLFHHYQVDGDDRISMANLIVSTTNNNEPMNRAVDWVARHVIEGQTKITEGMLNRVEIAIRAYDPCLSCATHALGRMPLEIEMVDAAGTVVDRKRR, from the coding sequence ATGGCACGCAAGATCACCATCGAACCCGTCACCCGCGTCGAGGGCCACGGCAAGGTCACCATCCACTTGGACGACCACCACAAAGTGGCCCAGGCGCGGCTCCACATCGTCGAATTCCGCGGCTTCGAACGGTTCGTCCAAGGCCGCCCCTATTGGGAAGCGCCCGTGCTCGTCCAGCGGCTGTGCGGCATCTGCCCGGTCAGCCATCACCTGGCCGCGGCTAAAGCCATGGACGCCATCGCCGGCGTCGGCCCCGAGGGCCTTTCCCCGACGGCCGAAAAGATGCGCCGCCTGATGCACTACGGCCAGATGTTCCAGTCGCACGCCCTACACTTCTTCCACCTGGCCTCGCCCGACCTGCTCTTCGGCGCCGACGCCGACCCGGCCGTCCGCAACGTCATCGGCATCATCGCCCACGACCGCGAGCTGGCCACCCGGGCCGTGCTGCTGCGCAAGTTCGGGCAGGAGATCATCCTGGCCACCGCCGGCAAGAAGATCCACGGCACCGGCGCCATCCCGGGCGGGATCAACAAAAACCTCAGCCCGGAGGAGCGCGACTCGTTCCTTAAGGGCCCGGCCCCCATGAATGTCGACACGATGATCGACTGGGCCGAGAACGCGGTCGAATTCCTAAAGGGCTGGCAGGCCAAGAATCGCGAGCTGGCCGACGGCTTCGCCGCTTTCCCCTCGAACCATTTGAGCTTGGTCCGCAAGGACGGCGCCCTGGACTTCTACCACGGGGCCTTGCGGGCGGTGGACGCCGACGGTCGGCGGATCCTGGACGACGTCGACTACAACGACTATCTGGCCTACATCGGCGAAGAGGTCAAGTCCTGGAGCTACATGAAGTTCCCGTACCTCAAGTCGATCGGCAAGGAGAACGGCTGGTACCGAGTCGGTCCCCTGGCCCGGCTCAACGTCTGCGACTTCATCCCCAGCCCGCGGGCCCAGAAGCAGTTCGAAGTCTTCCGGGCCTATACCGGCGGCAAACCCAACAACATGTCCCTGCACATGCACTGGGCCCGGCTGATCGAGCTGCTTCACAGCGGCGAGGTCATCAAGCAGCTCCTCGTCGACCCCGACCTGCAAAAGGACGACCTCGTCCGCAAGGGCAAGAAGGCGGGCGAAGGCGTGGGGCTGGTCGAAGCGCCGCGCGGAACCCTGTTCCATCACTACCAGGTGGACGGCGACGACCGGATCAGCATGGCCAACCTGATCGTCTCGACGACCAACAACAACGAGCCGATGAACCGGGCCGTCGACTGGGTGGCCCGCCACGTCATCGAGGGCCAGACCAAGATCACCGAAGGCATGCTGAACCGGGTCGAGATCGCCATCCGGGCCTACGATCCCTGCTTGAGCTGCGCCACCCACGCCCTGGGGCGGATGCCGCTCGAAATCGAAATGGTCGATGCGGCCGGGACAGTTGTCGATAGGAAGCGAAGATAA
- a CDS encoding NADP oxidoreductase: MSKPVIATASLAGCFGCHMSILDIDERILQLVELVEFNKSPVDDIKTITKPVDVGLIEGGCCNSENVEVLRSFRKNCKVLISLGECAIMGGLPAMRNGIPIRECLEEAYYRSPTIDPSDARIMPNDEDLPIILDKVYPNHEIVPVDYYLPGCPPSADLIWKALVALLEGKPLDLSYGLLKFD, translated from the coding sequence ATGAGCAAACCCGTCATCGCCACCGCGTCCCTGGCCGGCTGCTTCGGCTGCCACATGTCGATCCTGGACATCGACGAGCGGATCCTCCAGCTCGTCGAGCTGGTCGAGTTCAACAAGTCGCCGGTCGACGACATCAAGACCATCACCAAGCCCGTCGACGTCGGCCTCATCGAGGGCGGCTGCTGCAACAGCGAGAACGTCGAGGTCTTACGGTCCTTCCGCAAGAACTGCAAGGTCCTCATCTCGCTCGGCGAGTGCGCCATCATGGGCGGCCTGCCGGCCATGCGCAACGGCATCCCCATCCGGGAATGCCTGGAGGAGGCCTACTACCGCTCCCCGACCATCGATCCGTCCGACGCCCGGATCATGCCCAACGACGAAGACCTGCCGATCATCCTGGATAAAGTCTATCCCAACCACGAAATTGTCCCGGTGGACTACTACCTGCCGGGCTGTCCGCCCTCGGCCGACCTGATCTGGAAGGCGCTGGTCGCCCTGCTCGAGGGCAAGCCCCTGGATCTAAGCTACGGCCTGCTCAAGTTCGATTAA
- a CDS encoding 2Fe-2S iron-sulfur cluster-binding protein: MNKPKTTKAKPAPAPGIKFSIDGRECLARAGQTILEAAKDNGIYIPSLCAYDGLKPAGSCRICTVRVGGRHQAACTFPVSDGMSVESAVPDLEDMRKAVVEMLFVEGNHMCPTCEKSGNCELQALAYRFQMLVPRFPYLFPKKDVEPAGTKLLMEQNRCVKCLRCARGIRTADNKAVFGSLHRSRKKKMFVDLGLASALSERWARTAMDRCPVGCILRKEVGFAVPIGRRKYDQAPIGSDIEKPRS; this comes from the coding sequence ATGAATAAGCCGAAAACGACCAAGGCCAAGCCCGCCCCCGCCCCTGGGATCAAGTTTTCCATCGACGGCCGGGAGTGCCTGGCCCGCGCCGGCCAGACCATCCTGGAGGCGGCCAAGGACAACGGGATTTACATCCCCTCGCTGTGCGCCTACGACGGCCTCAAACCGGCCGGCAGCTGCCGCATCTGCACCGTCCGGGTGGGCGGCCGCCACCAAGCCGCCTGCACTTTCCCGGTCAGCGACGGCATGTCGGTGGAAAGCGCCGTGCCCGACCTGGAGGACATGCGCAAGGCCGTCGTCGAAATGCTCTTCGTCGAGGGCAACCACATGTGCCCGACCTGCGAAAAAAGCGGCAACTGCGAGCTGCAGGCCCTGGCCTACCGGTTCCAGATGCTGGTCCCCCGCTTCCCCTACCTCTTCCCTAAGAAGGATGTCGAGCCGGCCGGGACGAAGCTCCTGATGGAGCAGAACCGCTGCGTCAAGTGCCTGCGCTGTGCCCGGGGTATCCGGACCGCGGACAACAAGGCCGTCTTCGGCTCTCTCCACCGATCCCGCAAGAAAAAGATGTTCGTCGACCTCGGCCTGGCCTCGGCCCTGTCCGAGCGTTGGGCCCGGACGGCCATGGACCGCTGTCCGGTAGGCTGCATCCTACGCAAGGAGGTCGGGTTCGCCGTGCCCATCGGCCGGCGGAAATACGACCAGGCCCCCATCGGCAGCGACATCGAGAAGCCGAGGAGCTAG
- a CDS encoding NAD(P)H-dependent oxidoreductase subunit E, with translation MAKGIIETVVARHRKDRTRLLDIIRDVRQEQGRIKPGDADKIAALLGVSSIEVEGVVTFYHFFGNDAAGTYAVYLNSNIVAALKGRAAVAAAFEKAAGIPFGSVTPDGRIGLHDTSCIGMNDQEPSAIINGTIFTRLTPAKAKALVAAMLAGKDVRKLAVPLGDGANASKLVRSMVRNNIRRKGPILFAPFRSGAALKKAAAAAPEDVIVEVKRANLLGRGGAGFPTGLKWEFCRREKGDRHYVVCNADEGEPGTFKDRVILTEMPHLLFEGMALAGYAVGASEGVLYLRGEYAYLKPHLENVLAGLRKKKWLGRGIAGKKGFAFDITIKLGAGAYVCGEESALIESAQGNRGEPRDRPPYPIQNGYFGRPTTVNNVETLCAAARILEKGADWFKALGTPRSSGTKLLSVSGDCRKPGVYEIPFGMSVAALLQAAGGSDARAVQVGGPSGACIPRAQFDRKIAFEDLPTGGSIIVFGPERDLFEVVHNFMEFFVEESCGWCAPCRAGNVLLKRKLEKIMAGKGTPRDLEEIEAWGKTIKAMSRCGLGQTSPNPILTTIQNFREMYLARIHTDRAFIPEFDLAESVRDAAAVTGQAFAEHAAEADHE, from the coding sequence ATGGCCAAGGGAATCATAGAAACCGTAGTCGCCCGGCATCGCAAGGACCGGACCCGCCTCCTGGACATCATCCGCGATGTCCGGCAGGAGCAGGGCCGGATCAAGCCCGGGGACGCGGACAAGATCGCCGCCCTCCTCGGCGTCTCTTCGATCGAAGTGGAGGGCGTCGTCACTTTCTACCACTTCTTCGGGAACGACGCCGCAGGGACCTACGCCGTCTACCTGAACTCCAACATCGTAGCCGCCCTAAAGGGCCGCGCCGCCGTGGCCGCCGCCTTCGAAAAGGCCGCCGGCATCCCCTTTGGGAGCGTCACCCCGGACGGGCGGATCGGGCTCCATGACACGTCCTGCATCGGGATGAACGACCAGGAACCGTCCGCGATCATCAACGGGACGATCTTCACCCGCCTGACACCGGCCAAGGCCAAAGCCCTGGTCGCCGCCATGCTGGCCGGAAAGGACGTTCGCAAGCTGGCCGTCCCCCTGGGCGACGGGGCCAATGCCTCCAAGCTGGTCCGGTCCATGGTCCGCAACAACATCCGCCGGAAAGGGCCGATCCTGTTCGCGCCTTTCCGCTCCGGCGCGGCCCTGAAAAAGGCCGCGGCCGCCGCACCCGAGGACGTCATTGTCGAGGTCAAGCGGGCCAACCTGCTCGGCCGCGGCGGAGCCGGATTTCCCACGGGGCTCAAATGGGAGTTCTGCCGGCGCGAGAAAGGCGACCGGCATTACGTCGTCTGCAACGCCGACGAGGGCGAGCCCGGGACGTTCAAGGACCGGGTCATCCTGACCGAGATGCCGCACCTCCTGTTCGAGGGCATGGCCCTGGCGGGCTACGCGGTCGGGGCGTCCGAAGGCGTCCTGTATCTGCGCGGCGAATACGCCTACCTCAAGCCTCACCTGGAAAATGTCCTGGCCGGCCTGCGCAAGAAGAAATGGCTCGGCCGCGGGATCGCCGGCAAGAAGGGCTTCGCCTTCGATATCACGATCAAGCTCGGCGCCGGCGCCTACGTCTGCGGCGAGGAATCGGCCCTGATCGAGTCCGCTCAGGGCAATCGGGGAGAGCCGCGCGACAGGCCCCCCTACCCCATCCAAAACGGGTATTTCGGGCGTCCGACGACGGTCAACAATGTCGAAACGCTGTGCGCGGCGGCCCGGATCCTGGAAAAGGGCGCCGACTGGTTCAAGGCCCTGGGCACCCCCCGCTCCTCGGGCACCAAGCTATTGAGCGTTTCGGGGGACTGCCGCAAGCCGGGCGTCTACGAGATCCCCTTCGGGATGTCCGTGGCCGCGCTTCTGCAAGCGGCCGGCGGCAGCGACGCCCGGGCCGTCCAGGTCGGCGGCCCTTCGGGCGCCTGCATCCCGCGGGCCCAATTCGACCGCAAGATCGCCTTCGAGGACCTGCCCACGGGCGGATCGATCATCGTCTTCGGCCCCGAACGGGACCTGTTCGAGGTCGTCCACAACTTCATGGAGTTCTTCGTCGAGGAATCCTGCGGCTGGTGCGCCCCCTGCCGGGCCGGCAACGTCCTGCTCAAGCGCAAGCTGGAGAAGATCATGGCGGGCAAGGGGACTCCGCGCGACCTGGAGGAGATCGAGGCCTGGGGCAAGACGATCAAGGCCATGAGCCGCTGCGGCCTGGGCCAGACATCCCCCAACCCGATCCTGACGACCATCCAAAACTTCCGCGAAATGTACTTGGCCCGCATCCATACCGACCGGGCCTTCATCCCCGAGTTCGACCTGGCGGAGTCGGTTCGCGACGCCGCCGCCGTCACTGGGCAAGCGTTTGCCGAGCACGCCGCGGAGGCCGACCATGAATAA